The DNA window tcagggaagtcttttattattaaaattcttctagtattaatttcagggggagattattcatctcagggggagattgttaatctcagggggagacatattcacatgcttatgctatagttgtgtaaattgtctttagccgtctgctctttctgatcgcaaattcatatcatttatatatgtttttgtcatcatcaaaaagggggagattgttagaaaaagatttgttctgatcaatattcttagttttgttgataacaaggatatgaattttgtgtgagataatgtggtactctaatacattgcaatttccctttcaggaaatatataaagagtatgcacaaatcagcgctcagaagctttgtctcagaaggttcagcatgcaacatcagaacatggtctggcaagacatcagaagatggtcaaagcagaatcagaacatgggtctatggaagcatcagaagaacttgaggtcagaagcagaagcactgaagttctcatggtatcacgctcagaagcacttcaaggtcagaagacaagaagatgctatgcaccaagctgtttgactctgatgatattcaaacgttgtatacacaaacatcagatcagaagaaagtatgtggcaggctacgctgactgacaaaaggaacattggaagctattaaaggcaacgtcagtagacacagcgtgaacaaggctcgaggtagttgacaaaagcgtgaaacattaaacgcaatgctgtacggaatacgcaaagcattaaatgctctcaacggtcatcttctcaagtgcctataaatatgaagttctgatgagaagcaaggttaaccaattcttgacgatttctgtgaatattaacttgctgaaacgctgttcaaatcaaagctcagaaacttcatcttcatcaaagctcactacattgctgttgtaatatattagtgagattaagcttaaacgttaagaggaatatcactgttgtgattatagcttttcagaagcgtttgtaatactcttagaattgattacattaatttgtaagtaactagagtgatcaagtgttgatcaggatactctaggaagtcctagcttgtgtctaagcagttgtaattagagtgatcacgtggtggtcaggatactctaagaaagtcttagcttgtgtctaagcatttgttcctagagtgatcaggttgtgatcaggatactctagaagacttagtcgtgggctaagtggaaaaccattgtaatctgttgcgattagtggattaaatcctcaggtgaggtaaatcactccgtgggggtggactggagtagtttagttaacaacgaaccaggataaaaataactgtgcaaattgtttttatcgttcaagtttttagactacacttattcaaaccccccctttctaagtgtttttctatccttcaagacgaaaataaaaaaacacgctaacttacagggaccaactCACTACTTTTATATACTATTGGAAATTTGATCTTAGACATGATGCAAtacacattttttttttgtttgaagaaAAGAAATGCGTTTAAGGTATATAACACTAAATTTGATGTCCGCAATAATTGGAGCCCCGACGTATACCCTCAGGAATGAAATAATTGTAGTTGAAACTGATAGGTGGATCATTATGGTCGTAGACAACGATTGTCTCAGGCATCCAACCATCTGATCCAATCCTAGCTACATACAATTTGCATATTTTTCCAATACAATGTTCCAATACGTCGTATATGAGTGTCTTGCATCGCTCAAACAACTCAGGCTCAGAATCTACTTTTAAAACTGTAATCTGCATAAAATTCAAATCgataaatttcattatttcattcaaagaaaaaaaaaagtaaaataaagctACTGTTTTTCATGtaagttataaataatttttgtaaCCTATCATTAAGagtttttattcaaataaaattgaaaatatatattttggtcAAACATATTAGACATATTGCTCTTAAAACAGACTTCCATTGATCATATTATTTTCAGAGTCACAGAAGAGGAAGCAATAAGAACAATATGTTTGATTAGATCCATTGACCCTTATTTAAGTATTCCCCCAATAAAATTAGTTCTAAAAGATTGAAATGGGTCAGGTTGTCCCAGTCCATTAATTACATCTCtatatgtttttgaaaaaaaaaagtaaaatttaaattaattttttatttataatttatatataaaaatgtatttaattatataaatttcatataaaaatagatacatttcaaattttcttccatTAAACTAACCCAATTAATAGCTATCCATAAACAATTAATTGTCACATTCTACTTATTCACTTTTAATGAGGGAAATTCTGACTATtgaattactaaaaaaaaaaagttaaatttggTTGAATTGAAGAaatataattttagtttaattgATATTTAGAGTTTATATAAAATTACACTGACATCCAATCATATCCaataaaatatatgattatgaAGTATATAATATactaaaatgtcataaaaaataaattgagagtataaaccaaaaactgaaaaataaaatagGCCAGCTAGCTCATTAGTCCATAATGGGCTAATTATTCAACCAATTCTAAATTGTGAACGAgaacattaattaatatatattttttaataaaattgaaaattaataaataataagttttgaaaatagaaaagaACCTCTTTGCCATCAGCATCTCCAAATAAAATACCAATtgtattttttgaatattttggagAATTGCAGTTTGTCTTTATGGTGATTCTATAAGAGCACATTCCCATCAGTTTAGTCTCATTAATCTGGAACATACAAATACAAtatatattcatttaaaatacaataaaatattaaattattcaaGATACACATTCATGTATACACTACCAACtaaacatattattattattttttggtttaaaaataaataagaaaaactacttaatattgaaattttttattgagAGTAAAAATTTATTTACTCGATGTTGGGTAAGGTTAAGTGTGGAATATTGATTCATTTGAGATTGAAGGAGAGTGACCAATGTTGGTGTTGCAGATGAGTAAGCAATGATAATGGAGAATGCAAGGATTAAAGTAAGAGCTTTCATGGATTTGTTGATTATTACttataatctttttttttttttgtgcttCAAGATGAAAAACCTATATTGTTTAGATATTTCGAGCTTATGTAAATTGTAACATTATAAAGGGCAATCACAAAAGCAATATTTTACGACACCATGAAATGTTAACATTACACTACTTTGatgttttattatattaaattagatGAGTTATATCTTTCGAAACCTTAATGGTTTCATTTATATAAAAAACCTTATTAGCTTCATGGAGGAACCAAAGGTTGTGTGAGGAATGTAATTCACTAATTCATTTGCTTTGTTGAAAGATCGTTAATTAGTTTTTGGTTTAGTCTATTGCAGATGAAATAACACATACAATCATAAACTCAGAGAAACAAAATGAAGAATATCATATTTAAAttgtaacataaaaaaaaaattccaatttaAAAATATCGATATTTTCAATTGAGTTAGGCCTTACTTTTTATTCTTATAACCcatttatattaatgtttttaGATATATACTCACTTCCAAACTATATAAATTAGAGTGTAACATTTAATTTGATCAAGAGTCGtattttttaatagataaatgatatttgaaatataaaaaaaaaacaacaaaaaaatcaacactttaatatttttagggttaatgaactttttggtctctctaaatatctcaaactttgtttttagttcttctaaaattttcctttaaaaaatggtactcctaaaattttaaattttaacttttggtccttCCTGCAATTTAGCGACGGTTTTTAGCACTGTTTTAGCGACGGAATTAGAGAccattttagctacgattttgtcatgagggaccaaaagttaaaatttaaaattttaggagaaccattctttgaagaaaaattttagagggactaaaaacgaagtttgagatatttagaaGGACCAATAAATTCATTAACTCATATTTTTAATTGTGATTagagaaaaatataaagaaacgACACATGCacaagttattattattattattattattattattattattattattattattattattattattattattattattattattattattattattattattattattattattattattgagttcATGGAAGTAAATTTGAGAACATGTTAGGTAACAACATGGATATGCAATGAAGAAGGGTAACATTATGGAAACAGGTCccaataaaaatatcatatcatatcatatgcaGTATGGTTCACAATTAGATAATGATAAAacaacattttattttataaacataGTAGATGATACCATACATGTTGAACTTTAAAAGGTATTTAGTGTGTGTGGAGTATTTGcatatgtttttattttctatATAAGGAATGAAAGAGTTCAACACAGGTTTGGATTTGTAAGGTTCTTGAACATTAGAGATGTTGAAATTGGTTCATGCATTAACATTAACAAAATGTAGTTCGGAAGTTACAAAATGTTGCTTACAACTTGGATATTTTTGATGAACCATAAGAAGATCACATAAGAGGAGAAATTGGTGATATATCAAGTCTGAGTCTCACTTTAGAAAAAAAAGTATTAATACTCAAGTGAAATAATTTATATATCTAATATCCAGAGTGTTCTTAAATTTTTGGAGACTTGttagaaatattttaaatatgacAAACAGATAGAGaccttattaaataattatttaaccattataataatattttttgaagTTCTATTTAACTACAATTTACTCATAAATTTTTTTGGGTCCTATGTAGTAATCCATCTTACACGTTATTGAAGATGGTCATGCTAATACCTTAATGTTTTGGGTTAAAATGTGACATTCAAATTAATAAATGTAATAGTTCAAAATTCAATATGATGATCTCGTAACTCCCCTTATAATCCAATGATATCAGAGCTTCATTAGACTAAAACTCCTTGTATCATAAGTCTTCCTAAACACATGGTGTTCAGGTGAATGTTCCATTGAGGAGAAGTAACAACAATGTTAGATATGGAAGGAAAAAATTTCTATCTGAAAAAGCATACCTATAAGAATGGATGAATTCATATTGAAGGAAAGTATATTGAAATATCCAGTGTGAATATGAATCCTATATTAGATGAAAAAATAGATGTTGAACATCTTATAAGTGACAAGATAACTTATTTTATATGGTTATTTAAAAGggaaaatttctttatagacctcccaaccttctagtccacctctggtgaaaaacccaaactacccctgacttcggaaatgcatttccgaaatgctagaaaaaggtgttttcggagatgcatctccgaaagcgcctttttttttgaaaaattgtcttatttcggaaatgcacttccgaaaacaacatttcggaagttcatttccgaaatattgcgcgttttgcaaattaagcaaaacagcccccctcccccattcagtTTACCCTAAATCTTCTTCAAACTTCCTCTCTTCAAAaatttctgcaaaagcaagtgtgcaAAAGCAAGTGTGCATTCCAAAAGCTTCCCAAACTCAACCTAAGTCATCCTAATCTcttcaattggtaagtttttgaattttttctatttttagatctattattaaaatctctattagggtgtttagaaattgcaaaaaccACATTGGGgtaggttggtactgatatttagggtgtttagaaattgcaaaagtagtttttaagtctggttttggggtctgccatggaagttgcagaaaacttcatcgcaggggtgtttcggaagttcatttccgaaaacacctcc is part of the Vicia villosa cultivar HV-30 ecotype Madison, WI linkage group LG2, Vvil1.0, whole genome shotgun sequence genome and encodes:
- the LOC131648377 gene encoding embryo-specific protein ATS3B-like, whose protein sequence is MKALTLILAFSIIIAYSSATPTLVTLLQSQMNQYSTLNLTQHRINETKLMGMCSYRITIKTNCNSPKYSKNTIGILFGDADGKEITVLKVDSEPELFERCKTLIYDVLEHCIGKICKLYVARIGSDGWMPETIVVYDHNDPPISFNYNYFIPEGIRRGSNYCGHQI